The Panicum hallii strain FIL2 chromosome 5, PHallii_v3.1, whole genome shotgun sequence genome contains the following window.
TCGCTCTGCAGCGGCACGTACCTGATGCTCCTGTCCGTTTGAATTGCAAAAATCCATCAGCAGAAGTGCTGAACGTATCAGCAACTCAACTGCAGTTGCTGAATGCAATTGCTGATCGAGTGACCAGTGTCACACCAGGTGAGGGAATGGAGCAGGCAGGCTGTACCTGTTGGGGTCGTGCTCCCGCACGAACCGGACGCCCCCGTTGCAGAGGTTGCACACGCCTGCACACAGTGACGCAGATTGGAGATTTTCAAGGCCGAGAGGGGGATCATTGGAGGGGAAGGGAGCAAGGTCTTCGGTGCGTACCGTCGAAGAGCATGATGGGCCTGGTGTCGGAGGTCTGGAAGAACTCGGCGTCCGTGGCCGCCTTGATGGAGTCCTCCGCCCgagccccgccggccgccgccgccacctgcaACCTCGGCCACCGCCCTCTTCGCGCGGCTTGTGGCGGCGGCTGCCGCAGGAGGCCGTGCCGTCGGTGGAGCGGCAGGGTGGGCGACGTGTAGTGCCAGGAGGAGCACTGAGCGGCGGTTGCCATCGTCGTCGGCTCGGCTGCGAAGCGCTGAGCTTGCGAAAGATTTCATTTACCAGACTCTGTGCCTCTGTGGAGACAGCTGAGAGACGAGTGGTGTACTGGTGTCCGCCACAAGAGCTTGGTGCACATGCTTCGACGTGGCGCGTCCAAGGCTCCAAGCAGCTCATAAATTGTTTAGGAGGGgtaaaagagagaaaagagtgaACCAAAGCCTTCTTACAATGTGACAGGGTTGAACTACATCATGTGAGATTTTTGCATTTTAAACTGGGATTATTTCATCTGGCACAGCAAGAGAGCTTAAACCAACTGTTACAGAGACATGCATATCTTGTCGTATTTGCATTCTTTGCGTACGTTTGGTCAAGGAAAGCTAATGTGCTATATAGCTTAAGACTTCAGATTAAGATGAAAATTTGCATCCGCACCAGGCTTCTGATAGCAGAGCATCACCAGACTTTTTTTTATAAGAGAGCAGACCTTTTCAAGAACATTCAACTAGCAACACAAACAAAGCCAAAGAAATAAACTGGCTGTCCAAAATGTGAGGAAATCATCATACATCAGTCGATGAGCTCGCTGGCACTCCCATGGGAATGCAGTCAAACAAGAAAGCGTGCCATCTCTAATGCACGCGGTATTAAACACTAACAGAGCACAACAACAGATGCTTGTCGCTAGAGCTCTTTATTAAGCCTGCTCTTCACCGTCTTCCacttctcccctctcttccgCAGCAGCGGCCATCAGCTCGTCAAATTTCTCGCTCTTTCCCAACACTATCTCAATCTGAGGGAATAAGGTCAATGTCAGTTCAATTTTCAGAACAGTAAGAATCATATACAGTTAAAGATGGAATGAACAAATTGGCAAATGTAACAAATAGTTCACACTAGCAATGGAGCAAGGATATATCATAAATTTTTCTGACCTTGGCCTTTTGGAATGGGCGCCCTCTCGATTCATCGTTTATTTCTACAGTAGATGTTCTAATCTCTATGGACAACAAAACACAGAGGGAAAATTCAGAGCGCAGAACAATGAATCATGTGAATGTCCACACAGGCAGGTTGGAGATAAAGTTCATACTCTTTTCAACAGCAAACCCGTTGTTTTTCAGAATCTCCGCCACAGTCACAACTGTCGCAATGGCTGGAAACAGAACAATCAACTTGGTTAGCTTTGCCTGAAACAGTACACTGATGCAAATAAATCATGTAATAAATGGCAATGGATTAGGTTTACATCATATAGCAACAACAAAAACATCAAAATACCACTAGCAAAATGAACTGATAGACTACGGGGCAACCAGAAATTATCTAAGCACACAAGTAGTAAACAACTCCATGTAAAGTGCAAGCAAATGTATCAGAGAAACACCACTAGGGTTTTGTGATGGATAATTATGTTTTCTT
Protein-coding sequences here:
- the LOC112892312 gene encoding DCC family protein At1g52590, chloroplastic-like, translated to MATAAQCSSWHYTSPTLPLHRRHGLLRQPPPQAARRGRWPRLQVAAAAGGARAEDSIKAATDAEFFQTSDTRPIMLFDGVCNLCNGGVRFVREHDPNRSIRYVPLQSESGRKLLQSSGRSPDDISSVVLVEKERSYIKSEAVLRIMEYLNLPFPQLAIFLKFVPLFLRDFAYDNVANNRYTVFGRSETEACEIL
- the LOC112892314 gene encoding uncharacterized protein At2g34160-like yields the protein MVVEEITEGVKNISVAGDAAASGGAAGGEGQKRGGSSSNRIQVSNTKKPLFFYVNLAKRYMQQHGDVELSALGMAIATVVTVAEILKNNGFAVEKKIRTSTVEINDESRGRPFQKAKIEIVLGKSEKFDELMAAAAEERGEVEDGEEQA